A genome region from Solanum pennellii chromosome 12, SPENNV200 includes the following:
- the LOC107006021 gene encoding 7-deoxyloganetin glucosyltransferase-like, translated as MSSNNVEINKPHAVCVPYPAQGHINPMLKLAKILHHKGFHITFVNTEFNHRRFLRSRGPHSLDGLLSFRFVTIPDGLPPSDADATQDIPSLNESTTNTCLGPFRELLAKLNGTNNTSNVPPVTCIVSDGIMSFTLAAAQEIGVPEVQLWTTSACGFLGYMHYTTLIEKGYAPLKDVSYLTNGYLETTLDCIPGMKDVRLRDLPSFLRTTNPDDFMIKFVLQETERARQASAIVINTFETLESEVLESLRTLLPPVYPIGPLHLLVKHVDDENLKGLGSSLWKEEPECIQWLDTKEPNSVVYVNYGSITVMTPDQLIEFAWGLANSQQEFLWIIRPDIVSGYESILPPEFVEETKNRGMLASWCSQEEVLNHPAIGGFLTHSGWNSTLESITSGVPMLCWPFFAEQQTNCWFSETKWGIGMEIDNNVKRDEVESLVRELMVGEKGKEMKKKAMEWKKLAEISAQKPTGSSYMNIEKVVNDVLLVSKH; from the exons ATGAGTTCAAATAATgttgaaataaataaaccaCATGCAGTTTGTGTACCATATCCAGCCCAAGGCCATATTAATCCCATGTTAAAATTAGCCAAAATTCTTCATCACAAAGGCTTTCACATAACTTTTGTTAACACTGAATTTAACCATAGACGTTTTCTTAGGTCTCGTGGGCCCCATTCGCTCGACGGCCTTTTGTCGTTCCGATTCGTTACTATTCCTGATGGACTCCCACCTTCTGATGCTGATGCTACACAAGACATACCTTCTCTAAATGAATCAACAACTAATACTTGTTTAGGTCCCTTTAGGGAACTACTTGCAAAGCTCAATGGTACTAATAACACGTCGAACGTGCCACCTGTCACGTGCATCGTCTCCGATGGTATCATGAGCTTCACCTTAGCTGCTGCACAAGAAATTGGTGTCCCTGAAGTTCAGCTTTGGACAACTAGTGCTTGTGGTTTCTTAGGTTACATGCATTATACCACTCTTATTGAAAAAGGATATGCTCCACTTAAAG atGTGAGTTATTTGACAAATGGATACCTAGAGACAACTTTGGATTGCATACCAGGCATGAAAGATGTACGTTTGAGGGATCTTCCAAGTTTTTTGAGAACTACAAATCCAgatgatttcatgatcaaatttgTTCTCCAAGAAACAGAGAGAGCGAGACAAGCTTCTGCGATTGTCATCAACACATTTGAGACACTAGAGAGTGAAGTTCTTGAATCACTCCGGACTCTCCTTCCACCGGTGTACCCAATCGGCCCCTTACATTTACTCGTCAAACATGTTGATGACGAGAATTTGAAGGGGCTTGGGTCGAGCCTATGGAAAGAAGAGCCAGAGTGTATACAATGGCTTGACACCAAAGAACCAAACTCTGTTGTTTATGTAAACTATGGAAGTATTACTGTTATGACTCCTGATCAACTTATTGAATTTGCTTGGGGACTTGCAAATAGTCAACAAGAGTTTTTATGGATCATAAGACCCGATATTGTATCGGGTTATGAATCGATTCTTCCACCCGAATTCGtggaagaaactaaaaataggGGAATGCTTGCAAGTTGGTGCTCGCAAGAAGAAGTTCTTAACCATCCAGCAATAGGAGGATTTCTGACTCACAGTGGATGGAATTCGACTCTGGAAAGCATTACTAGTGGGGTGCCTATGTTATGTTGGCCGTTTTTCGCGGAACAACAAACAAATTGTTGGTTTAGTGAGACTAAATGGGGTATTGGAATGGAAATTGATAATAATGTGAAAAGGGATGAAGTGGAAAGCCTTGTTAGGGAATTAATGGTTGGTGAAAAAGgcaaagaaatgaagaaaaaggcAATGGAATGGAAAAAATTAGCTGAAATTTCAGCTCAAAAACCAACAGGATCATCTTATATGAACATTGAAAAAGTGGTCAATGATGTTCTTCTTGTATCCAAACATTAA